One region of Bacillus zhangzhouensis genomic DNA includes:
- the sufD gene encoding Fe-S cluster assembly protein SufD, translating to MTLETKLSVDQDYVKSFSEKHQEPAWMSSLRLQALEKAEDLPMPKPDKTNISKWNLTNFKQHTVESAPFGSLEELPEEVKSLIDLEDTDKTVYIQRDQTPAYLSLSAEAKDKGVIFTDLHTAIREHGDLVKQYFMTDAVKVDEHKLTALHAALVNGGAFLYVPKNVELEAPIQAVYLHENDNTTLFNHVIVIADDHSAVTYVENYISTAKPEEAIFNIVSEVFTGANARVTYGAVDNLAEGVTVYVNRRGMANGRDSKIEWALGLMNDGDVVSENITKLMGDGTFGDTKSVVVGRGNQTENFTTSIIHFGKNSEGYILKHGVMKDQASSIFNGIGKIEHGATKSNAEQESRVLMLSEKARGDANPILLIDEDDVTAGHAASVGRVDPIQLYYLMSRGISKEDAERLVIYGFLNPVVKELPIEGVKKQLVSVIERKVK from the coding sequence ATGACATTAGAAACGAAATTATCAGTAGATCAAGATTATGTCAAAAGCTTCTCCGAGAAGCATCAGGAACCGGCATGGATGAGCTCCCTTCGCTTACAGGCTCTTGAAAAAGCAGAAGACCTCCCAATGCCAAAGCCTGACAAAACGAATATTTCAAAATGGAATTTAACGAATTTCAAACAGCATACAGTTGAAAGTGCGCCTTTTGGATCATTAGAAGAGCTTCCGGAAGAAGTGAAATCTCTTATTGATTTAGAGGACACAGATAAGACAGTCTACATTCAGCGTGATCAAACACCAGCCTATTTGTCTCTTTCAGCTGAAGCGAAAGACAAGGGTGTGATTTTCACTGATCTTCATACAGCGATCCGTGAGCATGGAGATTTAGTAAAACAATATTTCATGACAGATGCAGTGAAAGTGGATGAGCATAAACTAACAGCTTTACACGCTGCTTTAGTCAATGGCGGAGCTTTCCTCTATGTTCCCAAAAATGTAGAACTTGAAGCACCAATTCAAGCCGTCTATCTGCATGAAAATGACAATACGACTCTCTTCAACCATGTCATCGTCATAGCAGACGATCATAGTGCAGTGACATATGTAGAAAACTACATTAGTACAGCAAAACCTGAAGAGGCGATATTCAATATCGTGTCTGAAGTGTTCACGGGAGCTAATGCCCGCGTTACTTACGGTGCTGTTGATAATCTAGCAGAAGGTGTCACAGTGTATGTAAACAGACGCGGTATGGCAAATGGCCGTGACAGTAAAATCGAATGGGCGCTTGGCCTGATGAATGATGGGGACGTCGTGTCTGAAAACATCACGAAGCTTATGGGCGACGGAACTTTCGGTGATACGAAATCAGTTGTTGTCGGCCGAGGAAACCAAACAGAAAACTTTACAACAAGCATCATCCATTTCGGTAAAAACTCTGAAGGGTATATCTTGAAGCATGGTGTGATGAAGGATCAAGCATCCTCTATTTTTAACGGAATTGGTAAAATCGAGCATGGCGCAACAAAGTCTAATGCAGAGCAGGAATCACGTGTCCTCATGCTGAGTGAGAAAGCACGGGGGGACGCAAACCCAATTCTATTAATTGATGAAGATGATGTGACAGCAGGGCACGCCGCATCTGTTGGACGTGTCGATCCAATTCAATTGTACTACCTCATGAGTCGCGGAATTTCCAAAGAAGATGCAGAAAGACTTGTGATTTATGGCTTCTTAAATCCAGTTGTCAAAGAACTGCCGATTGAAGGAGTTAAAAAGCAGCTCGTTTCTGTAATTGAAAGGAAAGTAAAATAA
- a CDS encoding SUF system NifU family Fe-S cluster assembly protein produces MSFNVNLDTLYRQVIMDHYKNPRNKGVLNDSIVVDMNNPTCGDRIRLTMKIEDKKVTDAKFEGEGCSISMASASMMTQAIKGKDIETALKMSRIFSDMMQGKDYDDSIDLGDIEALQGVAKFPARIKCATLSWKALEKGATAEDSGKS; encoded by the coding sequence ATGTCTTTTAATGTAAATTTAGACACACTGTACAGACAAGTGATTATGGATCATTATAAAAATCCGAGAAACAAAGGTGTGTTAAACGACAGCATTGTCGTCGATATGAACAACCCAACATGTGGTGACCGTATTCGTCTCACGATGAAAATCGAGGATAAAAAAGTCACTGATGCGAAATTTGAAGGGGAAGGATGCTCGATTTCGATGGCATCCGCCTCAATGATGACGCAGGCGATTAAAGGGAAAGATATTGAAACAGCTTTGAAAATGTCTCGGATTTTCTCCGATATGATGCAAGGAAAAGATTACGACGATTCCATTGATCTTGGTGACATTGAAGCGCTGCAGGGAGTGGCAAAGTTCCCAGCCCGCATCAAATGTGCAACATTATCATGGAAGGCGCTTGAAAAAGGCGCAACTGCCGAAGATAGCGGCAAATCATAA
- a CDS encoding iron ABC transporter permease, translating to MLSKKRKVIVYSILMSILCFMVLISLGIGAVAIHPMTVLTNLLGFNKDQSFIIFEYRLPRVFLAVLSGAGFAVSGAILQGVVRNSLASPDVVGVTKGAGVGAMLIILLVPTAPVFLLPIAAFIGAGLAAASLLFFTIKYRMQPASLAMTGIAIGALCQAVMQYMMVKFPGDVNAALIWLAGSLFGRGYDQLYVLVLCFMVLFPIVWMLKDKLDVLLLHDQLVKGLGESPKGTRILWIVIAVLIAGSCVAAVGSIGFIGLIGPHIARRITSSKAKELLPLSAIVGAILLLSADTLGRTIIAPVEIPAGILTAVLGAPYFLYLLRHESRTR from the coding sequence ATGCTGAGCAAGAAGCGTAAAGTGATTGTTTACTCAATTCTAATGAGTATATTATGTTTTATGGTTCTTATCTCCCTTGGAATTGGCGCAGTAGCAATTCACCCTATGACGGTTCTAACGAATTTACTTGGGTTCAATAAAGATCAATCATTTATTATTTTTGAATATCGATTACCAAGAGTGTTTTTGGCAGTTTTATCAGGAGCAGGATTCGCTGTTTCGGGTGCAATTCTACAAGGCGTCGTTCGTAATTCATTAGCGTCTCCTGATGTAGTTGGTGTGACAAAAGGGGCAGGAGTAGGGGCCATGTTGATTATTCTACTAGTTCCAACTGCACCTGTGTTTCTACTGCCAATTGCTGCATTTATAGGTGCCGGCTTAGCAGCAGCAAGCCTTCTTTTTTTTACGATCAAATATCGAATGCAGCCAGCATCGCTTGCTATGACAGGGATTGCGATTGGTGCATTATGTCAAGCAGTGATGCAATATATGATGGTTAAGTTCCCTGGAGATGTCAATGCTGCTTTAATTTGGTTAGCAGGAAGCCTATTTGGCAGAGGATATGATCAATTGTATGTTCTTGTTTTATGTTTTATGGTTTTATTTCCAATTGTGTGGATGTTAAAAGATAAGTTAGATGTACTTTTGCTACATGATCAGTTAGTAAAAGGATTAGGAGAGAGCCCTAAAGGTACTCGCATATTATGGATTGTTATTGCAGTGTTAATTGCAGGAAGCTGCGTAGCAGCAGTTGGCTCCATTGGATTTATAGGTTTAATTGGACCTCATATTGCAAGAAGAATCACTAGTTCAAAGGCAAAAGAGTTACTTCCCTTATCAGCAATTGTAGGTGCAATTCTATTACTGTCTGCTGATACATTAGGAAGGACCATTATCGCTCCAGTTGAAATACCGGCTGGAATTTTAACCGCTGTGCTAGGTGCCCCTTATTTTTTATATTTATTACGTCACGAATCGAGAACACGTTAA
- a CDS encoding cysteine desulfurase, whose translation MNIKDVREQFPILHQQVNGHDLVYLDSAATSQKPRVVIDAMNEYYRSYNSNVHRGVHTLGTRATDAYEGAREKVRAFIRASSVQEIIFTRGTTTALNTVAVSYARANLKEGDEIVITHMEHHANIIPWQQAAKATGATLKYIPLQDDGTLSLEDVKRTITHQTKIVAVTHVSNVLGTINPIKEIAKIAHDHGAVIVVDGAQSTPHMQINVQDLDCDFFAFSGHKMCGPTGIGVLYGKKDLLNNMEPAEFGGEMIDFVDLYDSTWKELPWKFEAGTPIIAGAVGLGKAIDFLNDIGMEEVSRYEHQLATYALERFKELDGATVYGPQHRAGLVTFNLDDVHPHDASTVLDTEGVAIRAGHHCAQPLMKWLGVSATARASFYLYNTEEEIDRLIVALRKTKEYFTNVF comes from the coding sequence ATGAATATCAAAGACGTTCGTGAGCAATTTCCAATCCTTCATCAGCAAGTGAACGGACATGATTTGGTGTATTTGGACAGTGCAGCGACTTCTCAAAAACCAAGAGTGGTTATTGATGCAATGAATGAGTATTACCGGTCGTACAACTCGAACGTCCACCGGGGTGTTCATACCCTTGGCACAAGAGCAACGGACGCGTACGAGGGGGCGAGAGAAAAAGTTCGTGCATTCATCCGTGCTTCGTCTGTCCAGGAAATTATTTTTACTAGAGGTACAACGACTGCACTAAACACAGTGGCGGTCAGCTATGCTAGAGCAAACCTCAAAGAAGGCGATGAGATTGTCATTACGCACATGGAGCATCATGCGAATATCATTCCTTGGCAGCAAGCAGCAAAAGCAACTGGCGCCACATTGAAATACATTCCGTTACAGGACGACGGTACGCTATCGCTTGAAGATGTGAAGCGAACCATCACACATCAAACGAAAATTGTCGCTGTCACACATGTTTCAAACGTTTTAGGAACCATCAACCCGATTAAAGAAATCGCCAAAATTGCCCACGATCATGGGGCAGTCATTGTCGTCGATGGTGCGCAAAGCACCCCGCACATGCAAATTAATGTTCAGGATCTAGATTGTGACTTTTTCGCATTCTCCGGGCATAAAATGTGTGGACCGACTGGCATCGGCGTACTTTACGGGAAGAAGGATCTTTTGAATAATATGGAGCCTGCTGAGTTTGGTGGAGAAATGATCGACTTTGTGGATTTGTATGATTCCACATGGAAAGAGCTGCCGTGGAAATTTGAAGCGGGAACACCTATTATTGCTGGAGCAGTTGGACTAGGAAAAGCAATTGACTTCTTAAATGACATCGGTATGGAGGAAGTCAGCCGTTACGAGCATCAGCTTGCCACTTACGCGCTTGAGCGCTTTAAGGAGCTTGACGGTGCGACTGTTTATGGACCGCAGCACCGAGCGGGGCTTGTGACATTTAACTTAGATGATGTCCATCCGCATGATGCGTCAACTGTTCTTGATACGGAAGGTGTCGCCATTCGTGCTGGACACCACTGTGCACAGCCCCTCATGAAATGGCTTGGTGTATCAGCGACTGCAAGAGCAAGCTTCTATCTGTATAATACAGAAGAAGAGATTGACCGGCTCATTGTAGCGCTCCGTAAGACAAAGGAGTATTTTACGAATGTCTTTTAA
- the metQ gene encoding methionine ABC transporter substrate-binding lipoprotein MetQ, producing the protein MKKLILSALFLAFAGILVACGSSNNASESKTITVAASKTPHAEILEEAKPLLKEKGYDLKVKVLSDYKMYNKALAEKEVDANFFQHIPYLNEENKSNKDYNLVSAGAVHLEPFGIYSKKYKSVKDIPNGGTIIMTNNVAEQGRMLALLQNAGVIKLDPKVDTINATVKNIKENPKKLKFKKIAPELTAKAYENSEGDAVFINVNYAIQNKLNPKKDSIELEKTKNNPYANIVAVRKGDEKSDKIKALMEVLHSDKIKEFIDKKYDGAVLPVSE; encoded by the coding sequence ATGAAGAAATTGATATTAAGTGCACTATTTCTAGCATTTGCAGGTATTTTAGTTGCATGCGGTTCATCTAATAACGCAAGTGAAAGCAAAACCATTACGGTTGCCGCTTCAAAAACGCCGCATGCCGAAATTCTTGAAGAAGCAAAACCACTGCTAAAAGAAAAAGGCTACGATTTAAAAGTAAAAGTGCTTAGCGATTATAAAATGTACAACAAAGCGTTAGCTGAAAAAGAAGTGGATGCGAACTTTTTCCAACATATCCCTTACTTAAACGAAGAAAATAAATCAAACAAAGATTATAACCTAGTGAGTGCTGGTGCGGTTCACCTTGAGCCTTTCGGTATCTACTCTAAGAAATACAAATCAGTAAAAGATATTCCAAACGGCGGCACAATCATCATGACAAACAACGTAGCTGAACAAGGCCGTATGCTTGCCCTGCTGCAAAATGCTGGTGTCATCAAGCTTGATCCGAAGGTTGATACAATCAACGCAACAGTAAAGAACATTAAAGAAAATCCAAAGAAACTAAAATTCAAAAAAATTGCGCCTGAATTAACTGCGAAAGCCTATGAAAATAGTGAAGGCGATGCTGTGTTTATCAACGTAAACTATGCAATCCAAAATAAATTGAATCCGAAAAAAGATTCAATCGAACTTGAGAAAACAAAGAACAACCCATATGCAAACATTGTTGCGGTTCGCAAAGGTGACGAAAAATCAGATAAGATCAAGGCATTAATGGAAGTTCTTCACTCTGATAAAATCAAAGAATTCATCGACAAAAAATATGACGGTGCAGTATTGCCTGTATCTGAATAA
- the sufB gene encoding Fe-S cluster assembly protein SufB, giving the protein MAKKMPDVGEYKYGFSDKDVSIFRSERGLTKEIVEEISRMKEEPQWMLDFRLKSLEHFYNMPMPQWGGDLNALNFDEITYYVKPSERSERSWDEVPEEIKQTFDKLGIPEAEQKYLAGVSAQYESEVVYHNMKQDLEDLGIVFKDTDSALKENEDIFREHWAKVIPPTDNKFAALNSAVWSGGSFIYVPKGVKVDTPLQAYFRINSENMGQFERTLIIVDEGAHVHYVEGCTAPVYTTNSLHSAVVEIIVKKGGYCRYTTIQNWANNVFNLVTKRTVCEENATMEWIDGNIGSKLTMKYPAVILKGEGARGMTLSIALAGKGQHQDAGAKMIHLAPNTSSTIVSKSISKQGGKVTYRGIVHFGRKAEGARSNIECDTLIMDNKSTSDTIPYNEILNDNISLEHEAKVSKVSEEQLFYLMSRGISEEEATEMIVMGFIEPFTKELPMEYAVEMNRLIKFEMEGSIG; this is encoded by the coding sequence ATGGCTAAAAAAATGCCAGATGTTGGTGAATATAAATACGGCTTTTCTGATAAAGACGTTTCCATTTTCCGTTCTGAGCGCGGACTGACAAAAGAGATCGTTGAAGAAATTTCTCGTATGAAAGAAGAGCCTCAGTGGATGCTCGACTTCCGTTTGAAATCTCTTGAGCACTTTTACAACATGCCGATGCCACAATGGGGCGGAGATTTAAATGCATTAAATTTTGATGAAATTACGTACTACGTAAAGCCATCTGAGCGCTCTGAGCGTTCTTGGGATGAAGTGCCAGAAGAAATCAAACAAACCTTTGATAAGCTTGGGATTCCAGAAGCAGAGCAAAAGTACTTAGCAGGTGTATCTGCTCAGTATGAATCTGAAGTTGTGTATCATAACATGAAGCAAGATCTTGAAGATCTAGGCATTGTGTTTAAAGATACAGACAGCGCATTAAAAGAAAACGAGGACATCTTCCGTGAGCATTGGGCAAAAGTCATTCCTCCGACTGACAACAAATTTGCTGCGCTTAACTCGGCTGTATGGTCTGGTGGTTCATTTATTTACGTACCAAAGGGTGTCAAAGTAGATACACCACTTCAAGCATACTTCCGTATCAACTCTGAAAACATGGGGCAGTTCGAGCGTACACTGATCATTGTTGATGAAGGCGCACATGTGCATTACGTAGAAGGCTGTACAGCACCAGTTTACACAACAAACTCACTTCATAGTGCGGTAGTTGAAATCATCGTGAAAAAAGGCGGCTATTGCCGTTATACAACGATTCAAAACTGGGCAAACAACGTCTTCAACCTTGTCACAAAACGTACAGTATGTGAAGAGAATGCAACAATGGAATGGATTGATGGAAACATCGGTTCTAAGCTGACAATGAAATACCCAGCGGTCATCCTAAAAGGTGAAGGTGCTCGTGGTATGACATTAAGTATTGCCTTAGCAGGTAAAGGTCAGCACCAAGATGCAGGTGCGAAAATGATTCACCTTGCACCAAACACATCTTCAACGATCGTATCGAAATCAATTTCGAAACAAGGCGGTAAAGTGACGTACCGCGGAATCGTTCACTTTGGACGCAAAGCAGAGGGTGCACGCTCAAACATTGAGTGTGACACACTCATCATGGATAACAAATCAACATCTGATACGATCCCTTACAATGAAATCCTAAATGACAACATTTCATTAGAGCATGAAGCGAAGGTATCAAAAGTATCAGAAGAGCAGCTATTCTACTTGATGAGCCGCGGAATTTCTGAAGAAGAAGCAACAGAAATGATCGTCATGGGCTTCATCGAACCATTCACAAAAGAACTGCCAATGGAATACGCCGTTGAAATGAACCGCTTGATTAAGTTTGAGATGGAAGGCAGTATAGGTTAA
- the sufC gene encoding Fe-S cluster assembly ATPase SufC produces MTASTLTIKDLHVEIEGKEILKGVNLEIKGGEFHAVMGPNGTGKSTLSAAIMGHPKYEVTKGSILLDGEDVLEMEVDERAQAGLFLAMQYPSEISGVTNADFLRSAINARREEGDEISLMKFIRKMDENMEFLEMDPDMAQRYLNEGFSGGEKKRNEILQLMMIEPKIAILDEIDSGLDIDALKVVSKGINKMRSESFGCLMITHYQRLLNYISPDHVHVMMQGRIVKSGGPELAQRLEAEGYDWIKKELGIEDETVGQEA; encoded by the coding sequence ATGACTGCTTCAACATTAACAATTAAGGACTTGCACGTTGAGATTGAAGGGAAAGAAATCTTAAAGGGTGTAAACCTCGAGATAAAAGGTGGAGAATTCCACGCAGTAATGGGACCAAACGGTACAGGTAAATCCACTTTATCTGCTGCAATTATGGGACACCCTAAATATGAAGTAACAAAAGGCAGCATTTTGCTAGATGGCGAAGATGTACTTGAAATGGAAGTAGATGAGCGCGCTCAAGCAGGTCTTTTCCTTGCAATGCAATATCCATCTGAAATCAGCGGTGTCACAAATGCGGACTTCCTTCGTTCTGCTATTAACGCTCGCAGAGAAGAAGGCGATGAAATCTCTCTAATGAAATTCATCCGCAAAATGGACGAAAACATGGAGTTCCTTGAAATGGACCCAGATATGGCACAGCGCTACCTAAACGAAGGTTTCTCAGGCGGAGAGAAAAAACGCAACGAAATTCTTCAATTAATGATGATCGAACCTAAAATTGCGATCCTTGATGAAATTGATTCTGGTCTTGATATCGATGCCTTGAAAGTGGTTTCTAAAGGAATTAACAAAATGCGCAGCGAAAGCTTCGGCTGCTTAATGATTACTCACTATCAGCGCCTGCTGAACTACATCTCACCAGATCACGTTCATGTCATGATGCAAGGACGTATCGTGAAATCTGGCGGACCAGAGCTTGCTCAGCGTCTAGAGGCAGAAGGCTATGACTGGATCAAAAAAGAACTAGGAATTGAAGACGAAACTGTTGGTCAAGAAGCGTAA
- a CDS encoding carboxymuconolactone decarboxylase family protein, which produces MNEQHMSGSMQQSLTDYKTAMGEFQKKMPLFGKKFNEFTEQCFQSDSLTQKEKQMIALGISIHAQDEYCMIYHTKGALDQGATEENLLEIVSVAAAFGGGAALSQGITVVQQCIDEFGGQTH; this is translated from the coding sequence ATGAATGAACAGCATATGAGCGGATCCATGCAGCAATCACTGACGGATTATAAAACCGCAATGGGTGAATTCCAGAAGAAAATGCCGTTGTTTGGGAAGAAATTCAATGAATTTACGGAGCAGTGCTTCCAAAGTGATTCATTAACGCAAAAGGAAAAACAAATGATTGCCCTCGGCATCAGTATTCATGCACAGGATGAATACTGCATGATTTATCATACAAAGGGAGCGCTCGATCAGGGGGCGACAGAAGAGAATTTGCTGGAGATTGTCAGCGTGGCGGCAGCTTTTGGCGGCGGGGCAGCACTCAGCCAAGGAATCACTGTCGTTCAGCAATGTATTGATGAATTTGGAGGACAGACGCATTAA
- a CDS encoding Fe(3+) dicitrate ABC transporter substrate-binding protein: protein MMKQKMFLTVSLLLAFVLIASGCQKGNDSKSNTQETSSESFTIKHDLGVTKLNKQPKRIVVLELSFLDAINELGLKPVGVADDNKKDMIFQLVGKTIDYTSVGTRAEPNLEVISSLKPDLIIADSQRHKAIYQQLTNIAPTIELKSRESTYSEQISALKTIAKATYLDKKGKSVLSKHEQTMASLHKKLPKAENRTIMLGVARKDSFNIHTNTSYDGEILEKLGFQHAVTSDEAYKDVSLEQLSKIDPDILFISKDDIETILDKWETNPIWKNLKAVKKGQVYEGDRNLYTRFRGVGSSEIMAKDILKQVYKKD from the coding sequence ATGATGAAACAAAAGATGTTTTTAACAGTAAGTCTACTTTTAGCATTTGTACTGATTGCTTCTGGTTGCCAAAAAGGGAATGATTCCAAATCAAATACCCAGGAGACATCAAGTGAGAGTTTTACAATCAAGCATGACCTAGGTGTTACAAAGTTAAACAAACAGCCTAAGCGTATTGTTGTGCTAGAACTTTCATTTTTGGATGCAATAAATGAGTTAGGGTTAAAGCCTGTAGGTGTTGCAGATGATAATAAAAAAGATATGATTTTTCAGTTAGTAGGTAAAACGATTGATTATACATCAGTAGGAACACGAGCTGAGCCCAACCTTGAAGTCATTAGCTCATTAAAACCGGATTTAATCATTGCTGATTCTCAACGTCATAAAGCGATCTATCAACAGTTGACAAACATTGCCCCGACTATTGAATTGAAGAGCCGAGAATCTACTTATAGTGAGCAAATATCTGCTTTAAAAACCATTGCAAAAGCAACATATTTAGATAAAAAAGGGAAAAGTGTTCTATCTAAGCATGAACAAACAATGGCATCTTTACATAAAAAATTGCCAAAAGCCGAAAATCGAACAATTATGCTAGGTGTAGCTAGAAAAGATTCTTTTAATATTCATACAAATACATCGTATGACGGTGAAATCTTAGAAAAGTTAGGTTTTCAACATGCTGTTACATCTGATGAAGCATATAAAGATGTGAGCTTAGAGCAACTAAGCAAGATAGATCCTGATATTTTATTTATTTCAAAAGATGATATAGAGACGATTTTAGACAAATGGGAAACGAATCCTATTTGGAAAAACTTAAAAGCTGTGAAAAAAGGACAGGTATATGAAGGGGATCGTAATCTTTACACACGTTTTAGAGGTGTAGGATCAAGTGAAATTATGGCAAAGGATATCCTCAAACAGGTTTATAAAAAGGATTAA
- a CDS encoding ABC transporter permease, with protein sequence MFEKWFPNVDLDVIWSATGETVYMTLISLAFAFAIGIILGLLLFLTSKGGLWENKPINTVIGAVVNIFRSIPFIILIILLLGFTKFIMHTILGPNAALPALVIGSAPFYARLVEIALREVDKGVIEAARSMGAKTSTIIFKVLLPESLPALISGITVTAIALIGSTAIAGAIGAGGLGDLAYVEGYQSGNTDVTLVATVFILIIVFIIQIIGDLITNKIDKR encoded by the coding sequence ATGTTTGAGAAATGGTTTCCGAACGTTGATTTAGACGTCATCTGGAGTGCAACAGGTGAAACGGTGTATATGACACTGATTTCATTGGCATTTGCCTTTGCCATTGGTATTATCCTTGGACTATTACTCTTTCTAACGAGTAAAGGCGGTCTTTGGGAAAATAAACCGATTAACACCGTCATTGGGGCAGTCGTCAATATTTTCAGATCGATTCCTTTTATCATTTTAATTATTTTATTACTAGGGTTTACGAAATTCATAATGCATACGATTCTAGGCCCAAATGCAGCACTCCCTGCCCTTGTCATAGGGTCAGCTCCATTCTATGCACGTCTTGTCGAAATTGCACTGCGTGAGGTAGACAAAGGAGTCATTGAAGCAGCACGATCAATGGGAGCAAAAACGTCGACAATCATTTTCAAAGTATTGCTGCCAGAATCATTGCCAGCGCTTATTTCAGGTATTACCGTAACAGCAATTGCTCTGATTGGCTCTACTGCGATCGCAGGTGCAATTGGAGCAGGCGGACTTGGTGACCTCGCCTATGTGGAAGGATATCAATCTGGTAATACAGATGTCACACTTGTAGCCACTGTGTTTATTCTCATCATCGTCTTTATTATTCAAATAATCGGTGATTTGATTACAAATAAAATTGATAAACGTTAA
- a CDS encoding iron ABC transporter permease has product MTSRAKHVRQSKNGYQLVCLLGFLILGMFLSISIGTMKNDIWDIIRSLYILDGSKLQLTVWTIRLPRTIAAILIGAHLAVAGALMQSLTKNPLASPQIFGVNAGATLAVCVSIIILPGYHFQTVWVALLGAAVGASLVFIIGSKGGITPTKLALTGMAVHLFLSSITQGLVITNQSAGDLVFWMAGSISSSNWADVRTIFPFSLLCLTTTFLLSRSIYILGFGDEAAKGLGENVIRMKVVISLLVLFLAGSAVAISGPIGFVGLMVPHLVKKLFEENNKWLIPLSAVAGATLLLYADIVARLISFPYESPVGIVTAMIGAPFFIHLMRREGMKNAEQEA; this is encoded by the coding sequence GTGACATCAAGAGCAAAACATGTTAGGCAAAGCAAAAATGGTTATCAGTTAGTCTGTTTGTTGGGTTTCCTTATTTTAGGAATGTTTCTGAGCATAAGTATAGGTACAATGAAGAACGATATTTGGGATATCATTCGTTCTTTATACATATTGGATGGTTCGAAACTGCAACTAACTGTATGGACAATTCGCTTGCCTCGAACAATTGCTGCTATTTTAATTGGAGCGCATTTGGCAGTAGCAGGAGCTTTAATGCAATCACTGACAAAAAATCCACTTGCCTCGCCTCAGATTTTCGGAGTGAATGCAGGCGCTACTCTTGCTGTCTGTGTATCAATCATCATTTTACCAGGGTATCATTTTCAAACGGTTTGGGTGGCATTGCTTGGAGCTGCTGTAGGGGCATCTCTTGTTTTTATCATCGGTTCAAAGGGAGGGATCACTCCAACCAAACTTGCCTTAACTGGGATGGCAGTTCACCTCTTTTTGTCTTCGATTACACAAGGGTTAGTCATTACAAATCAATCAGCAGGAGACCTTGTTTTTTGGATGGCAGGATCAATTAGTAGTAGTAATTGGGCAGATGTACGAACAATTTTTCCGTTTTCTCTTCTTTGCCTTACTACTACATTTTTACTAAGTAGATCAATTTATATTTTAGGTTTTGGAGATGAAGCGGCGAAGGGATTAGGAGAAAACGTCATTAGAATGAAGGTTGTAATTAGTCTACTAGTATTATTTTTGGCTGGTTCAGCTGTTGCTATTAGTGGTCCTATTGGATTTGTAGGTCTTATGGTTCCACACTTAGTTAAAAAACTATTTGAAGAAAATAATAAGTGGTTGATACCGCTATCTGCTGTGGCAGGGGCAACACTTTTATTATATGCAGATATTGTTGCACGGTTGATTTCTTTCCCCTACGAATCCCCCGTGGGAATTGTTACAGCAATGATTGGTGCCCCGTTTTTCATTCATTTAATGAGAAGGGAGGGCATGAAAAATGCTGAGCAAGAAGCGTAA